In Bdellovibrionales bacterium, a single genomic region encodes these proteins:
- a CDS encoding SAM-dependent methyltransferase — MYAFPRRKLDVPFHLYEPDRAYPVLFPGKVWSAKTGTNFASQSWCYSFFESTLTACHDRRTGILFLTWPGSSGYFIRIKIKLFSRRFTLLDWEEKNRGFSSRSPHRPNAIGMTVVQILSIEADRILISGLDMVEGTPVLDIKPYIPQWDSYPEASLDG, encoded by the coding sequence ATGTATGCCTTTCCAAGAAGGAAACTTGATGTCCCATTCCATCTCTATGAGCCCGATCGGGCATATCCAGTCCTGTTTCCCGGAAAAGTTTGGAGTGCCAAAACAGGGACGAATTTCGCCTCACAGTCATGGTGCTATTCATTTTTTGAGAGCACATTGACGGCCTGCCATGACCGCCGGACTGGAATCCTTTTTCTCACTTGGCCAGGGTCCTCTGGCTATTTCATCAGAATAAAAATAAAACTCTTCTCAAGAAGGTTCACCCTCCTCGATTGGGAGGAAAAAAATCGGGGTTTTTCCTCGCGGAGCCCTCATCGACCAAATGCGATCGGAATGACTGTCGTGCAGATTTTGTCGATTGAAGCCGACCGGATATTGATCAGTGGCTTAGATATGGTCGAGGGTACACCTGTATTAGATATAAAGCCTTATATCCCTCAATGGGACTCTTACCCAGAAGCCTCTCTGGATGGCTAA
- a CDS encoding PilZ domain-containing protein — protein sequence MISDTGAFVQVDDWSEFEYPMREGDVINVKFTIGSLNRISCSAQIVRRNYESGHYRAGLGLRFIGLQRGHHRLLRQFVETQPDQVTH from the coding sequence TTGATCTCTGATACCGGAGCTTTCGTCCAGGTCGACGACTGGAGCGAATTTGAGTATCCGATGCGTGAGGGGGATGTGATAAATGTCAAATTCACTATCGGAAGTCTCAATCGAATTAGCTGCTCAGCTCAGATCGTGCGAAGAAACTACGAATCAGGGCACTATCGAGCGGGACTTGGTCTGCGATTTATAGGACTACAGCGAGGGCATCATCGTCTTCTTCGTCAATTTGTCGAGACCCAACCAGACCAGGTCACTCACTAA
- a CDS encoding class I SAM-dependent methyltransferase — MSKSKIFLGYTSEEQARLEDQARLLEPYVYEGVEFKRDTSLLEVGCGIGAQSKILLKRFSSIKKLVGIDISEDQLRVARETLAQELLDNQAELHQSDAQRPRDPKGDGLLMDLFMLVFGACADHSHFFFEN, encoded by the coding sequence GTGTCAAAATCAAAAATATTCCTTGGTTACACATCAGAAGAGCAAGCTCGATTGGAAGACCAGGCCCGCCTTCTTGAACCCTATGTTTATGAAGGAGTGGAGTTCAAGAGAGACACAAGCTTGCTTGAGGTCGGATGTGGCATTGGTGCGCAAAGTAAAATTCTTTTGAAGAGATTTTCTTCGATTAAAAAATTGGTGGGTATCGATATTTCCGAAGACCAGCTCAGAGTAGCGAGAGAGACCTTGGCCCAGGAGCTTCTGGACAACCAGGCTGAGCTGCATCAGTCCGATGCCCAGAGACCTCGCGATCCTAAAGGGGACGGACTTTTGATGGACCTTTTTATGTTGGTTTTTGGAGCATGTGCGGACCACTCTCACTTCTTCTTCGAGAATTGA